In one window of bacterium DNA:
- a CDS encoding type II secretion system F family protein, whose protein sequence is MAIFTHKSLKNGSEKVQGKIEADSLKEARDLLRKQGYMPIKVEEEGVTLSRNTTQKRKTYKKVKVNKLSMREQIDFTNILYTFAKSGISLVESLFFIEMNSESRNIQNLSIELRKLVLAGGGLSEAISKFPESFDQVYIGLVRAGEESGELESTLKRISFLLDKQDKLKSKVVSTLSYPVFVIILAMIVVTVMLMFVFPAFKGMYSQMGIELPLLTTVLITVGEFMKKYWYTVPLGFLSTGYSIYYIFTWPTSRKILDEIGLNIPVFEKFLRFTSLSNFITALTVAFEAGVTLVDSLLFANLTVTNIVLHDALKKVAVDVQYGKSLSAALKSSKVLPGIVMCMISTGEESGSLGEMLEMAGVYVDDQVDRIVDILSKMMEPILFVVIGAIVLVLALSLYLPLFKAYANMG, encoded by the coding sequence ATGGCTATCTTTACTCATAAATCGCTAAAAAACGGATCAGAAAAGGTTCAGGGCAAAATTGAAGCTGATTCTCTCAAAGAAGCAAGAGATCTTTTGAGAAAACAGGGATATATGCCTATTAAAGTTGAAGAAGAAGGCGTTACTCTCAGTCGAAACACCACTCAAAAAAGAAAAACATATAAAAAAGTTAAAGTAAATAAATTAAGTATGCGTGAGCAAATTGATTTTACAAATATACTTTATACTTTTGCAAAATCCGGTATTTCTCTTGTAGAATCGTTGTTTTTCATAGAAATGAATTCCGAAAGCCGTAATATTCAAAATCTTTCAATAGAGCTCAGAAAACTTGTACTGGCAGGTGGAGGATTAAGTGAAGCGATATCAAAATTTCCGGAATCTTTTGATCAGGTGTATATAGGTCTTGTAAGAGCAGGTGAAGAGAGTGGAGAGCTCGAGTCAACACTAAAAAGAATTTCTTTTTTGCTCGACAAGCAGGATAAATTAAAAAGTAAAGTTGTTTCAACTCTTTCATATCCTGTATTTGTCATAATTCTTGCAATGATTGTAGTAACAGTAATGTTGATGTTTGTATTTCCTGCATTTAAGGGAATGTATTCACAAATGGGCATAGAACTTCCTCTTTTAACGACAGTTTTGATAACTGTCGGGGAGTTTATGAAAAAATATTGGTATACTGTTCCTCTTGGTTTTCTTTCAACAGGATATTCAATATATTATATTTTTACATGGCCGACATCGAGAAAAATTTTAGATGAAATTGGATTAAATATACCTGTGTTTGAAAAGTTTCTGAGGTTTACTTCTCTCTCAAACTTTATTACTGCTTTGACAGTGGCATTTGAGGCAGGTGTTACGTTGGTAGACAGTTTGTTGTTTGCAAATCTTACGGTTACAAATATTGTGCTGCACGATGCTTTAAAAAAAGTTGCTGTTGATGTTCAATATGGAAAATCTCTTTCTGCTGCATTAAAGAGTTCTAAAGTACTTCCCGGAATTGTAATGTGTATGATTTCGACAGGTGAAGAATCAGGTTCTCTTGGAGAAATGCTAGAAATGGCGGGTGTTTATGTAGACGATCAAGTTGATCGCATAGTTGATATTTTAAGTAAAATGATGGAGCCTATTTTATTTGTTGTAATTGGTGCAATAGTTCTAGTACTTGCATTGTCTTTATATCTCCCTCTTTTCAAAGCTTATGCAAATATGGGTTAG